From Candidatus Thermoplasmatota archaeon, the proteins below share one genomic window:
- a CDS encoding MGMT family protein, which yields MTRRRARFDPDVPFPVAVWNAVRAIPPGRVLSYGDVGLLAGRARAARAVAAALRFTGSTDVPWHRVVGAGGEVRIRDPSLRAEQIRRLRREGVPVDARGRFRYAEYAWRP from the coding sequence ATGACGCGCCGCCGGGCCCGATTCGATCCCGACGTTCCGTTCCCGGTCGCGGTGTGGAACGCCGTGCGGGCGATCCCTCCCGGGCGCGTCCTGAGCTACGGGGACGTGGGCCTTCTCGCGGGCCGCGCCCGCGCCGCGCGCGCCGTCGCGGCGGCCCTCCGGTTCACGGGCTCGACGGACGTGCCGTGGCACCGGGTCGTGGGGGCCGGCGGCGAGGTGCGCATCCGCGACCCGTCGCTGCGCGCGGAGCAGATCCGTCGCCTGCGGCGGGAGGGGGTCCCGGTGGACGCGCGCGGGCGCTTCCGCTACGCCGAATACGCGTGGCGACCGTGA
- a CDS encoding HU family DNA-binding protein — protein MAKAKTYTMSDLAEYVSKKGGVSTKDARKIIKLTFEGVATGLKKNDRVAITGMGSFSKKTKPAQRGGKKAKNPFTGEEYITKPKPASTKVKFRPAGAFKGLVG, from the coding sequence GCCAAGGCAAAGACGTACACGATGTCCGACCTCGCCGAGTACGTGTCGAAGAAGGGCGGCGTCTCCACGAAGGACGCCCGCAAGATCATCAAGCTCACGTTCGAGGGCGTCGCGACCGGCCTCAAGAAGAACGACCGCGTCGCCATCACGGGCATGGGCTCCTTCTCGAAGAAGACCAAGCCCGCCCAGCGCGGCGGCAAGAAGGCGAAGAACCCCTTCACGGGCGAGGAGTACATCACCAAGCCCAAGCCCGCCTCGACGAAGGTCAAGTTCCGCCCCGCGGGCGCCTTCAAGGGCCTCGTCGGCTGA